The nucleotide window AGGGTACGAGGCGATACCGGCACCGGTGGTGACGCACCAGCCGAGCAGgaaggaggcgaggaagtTGTTCTGGAGGGagccgacaaggacgacgggcTTGATCGAGTCGTACATGCCGAAGTACAGACCGCGGTAGACGATGATACCGGCGACCGAggggccgaagccgcggTACAGGCCGACGATACCGTCCGAGGCGATCGTCTTGCGGTAGACGTCGATCAGGCCGTTGAACTGgcgagcaccgccgcccttggccgaCTTGGCGTCGTTGGCAAGACGAGTACGGGCGTAGTCGAGGGAGTagacgaagaggagggaaGTGGCACCAGCAGCCTGCAAAGGGGTTAGCGGCCGGTCGGTTCGGGAGGTTACGGCAGCGGTTTCAACTTACACCACCCGAGGCAAGGTTGCCGGCCATCCACTTGGCGTAGCCatccttgtccttcttgtaGCCGAACATGGCCTTGAACTTGTCACGGAAAGCGAAGTTCAGGGCCTGGGTCGGGAAGTAACGGATGACGTTGGCAGTGTTGCCACGCCACAGGGCCATGatgccctcgtcggcggtggtgcggcGGAAGCAGTCGACGATGCCATTGTagcggcggtcgaggcggccagcctTGATCATCTCATCCTGTGGGGTTTGTTAGCGCTGCCGCTCAGCGACCAGgatgccggtgccggggTCCGATCTAGCTTGTCGCTGGCACGTGACGCGGGAAGCTAGTCAAGCGCCAACGATTCCCTAGATCCCGGACCTAGCAGGGGGGGCGATGTAACGGGGATTCAACGTACCTGGTTctggacgaggagcttgATACGCTCAATGGGGGCAGCAGCGGTCTTCGAGACGGCGGCAGAGACACCACCCACTGTTGGCATGTGTCAGCAATCGCATTGTTCGGTGTTGGCGGCCCAGCTGCAGCGGCACAGCTTGGCGTTTACCCCTCCGGCACTTTCGTGCCGTTGGGCAAGAGGATCGAGTCCAACATACTCAGGAAGTCCACCACGAAGGGCTGTCAAATTCCGCAGGTTAGCCATTGTGCTCGTGAGAATCAGAATGTTGATGATGATtccatctcctcgccgctctccATCTGACCGACCAACCGCTTGTCCACCACATCTCGTCCGGGCGGGCACGTAGCCCGTTAccccgccatcgacggccaTAAGCCACCGACACCCGCAAGGGATGTCAATTGGCCATtacgaccacgacggcgtcgagtcTCCGAGGTGAGGGGCGGCGatcggcgatggcgagggcggcgaacCAAATCGAAACTCGAGAGGGATTTTGCAAAATGCCATCACTTACCGGCATGCCCATGATCGTCGTCTCCTGCTTCTTCGACATCTTGACTGAGTGTCACTGAGAAAGAAAGGAAGGGAGTGGAGAGAGAAATCCAAACTCTGCTGGGAGAGTCTAGGAGAAGAAGTGCAGGATGTCGCGCGAAAATAAATTCTGCGAGACCTGGCtggggtttgggggggggggaggagagggaaaaaaaattCGCAGCGGCCCGAAAGAAACCCGCTTTTGAGGTGCGAGTCTTTCCGGCCCCCTGGCCGCGCTAAGCGGTGCACGGGCCAACCGAAACAGCCCCTTGGGGTGCGAGGCATTCGACGCAGCCGCGATGATGCCTCTCACCCCAGGGTTAAGGCGGGAGGTTGATCAGGGTTGGCTGCCGTGGGATTTGATTTCTTGGATTCCTGAAGAGCCGGAAAAGCCCGAAAGGCCCATCCGCGTCAAGGGGccaagggaggaggaagggaagcAATTCGCATTGCCGAGTGTGCAATTCGCTCGCCCCCTCTCTGCCCAAAGGGTACCTGAATTCATAAAAACGCTAGGTACAAAATCCATCGTGGAATCTCATGGACTCAGGTCGTGACGCCCAATGTCTCGCATCGATCCTGCGTACCTATTTTGTTGCTTCCCCAGGGTTCCAGTCCAACTCTGGTGTTTGCAAGTACCTACGTACCTATTCCCAAGATCCACCCGCGATCCcgtacctacacagtataccTGGTATTCTCGATGAGGTGCTCGGCATTCCTCTTGCTTTCCCAATCTGGCGTTGGCAAGTACCGATGTACCTACCTAATTATCCCCTCGACACACCGTCACCGTCGGTCCCTTATCCCTTATCACATCAAGCCCACCGGATCTAGCCTCGGATCGGCCATGTGAGCCCAGTGCCCGGCTGAAGGGTTTCAGGCGGCTAAGGAAACCCTCCCAGGGTTTGGCCACGGCCCACGGACTTCCCGGTCCACCAATGGGTCCAGCTGGAAAACTTTTGATGTTTCAAGAGGGCCCAGTCCCTCCGGGTCTCCGCACCATTCCAGATATACAGCCTCGATGTTCGACTCGCGTATAATCGCGGGCGAGATGCTTGCCAGGAGCGAGCGGCACTCGCGACGGTTCCAACGCCGTCGGACCTTGCGCGGGATGAGAACGGAGTGTCGTTTCGGATGCCGTGGCGGTGTGCTCGTTGCGTTTGTTGGCGGTTTGTCGGCGCGCGGCGTTGTGCGTACGCATGCCGTCCTGTCTGAAGCCGTGCATGACATCCACTCGGGTTGGCAGAAGGATGGGACCGCCAATCGCTCTCGATGGGGATCTGGCGACCTGCAACCTGATCTCTCGTACCCGAAGATTCCGAACGACCTGCACACCGTACCTGACGATAcgcgccagcaccggcaggtGACTCTGCGACTCCCCGGCAGTTGAACACATGCTAGATGAAGGGACATGCGTTCGTGACGTTGCCTATTCTACGCCTACCCTTCCCCTCTGGAGGGCGGTCGGTCACACGGTAGCAGCACATCGGGACGGCATGGACCAACAATCACGCTCATTGCTCTCCTTTGCGGGCGGCTGGACGCATGCTTCGTTGACGGGTATCAATTCATGATGTTGATGTGCCCGCCCGTTCCTCTCGGAACTTCCCCCGCCGACGGTCATGCTCTCACGACGGCAGCACATCCAGACGGCGGCATTGGGCACCCGCAAGACTCGAGGTCCGGCCCTGGCaccagggcgcggcgcggcgcgttCGTATCTGATGCAATTCCAGTCTAAGGGTCTGGAGCACTTCCGATCCCTAATGCTACACCGACCGATCTGCCCAAGCATTCCCAATCCCAGAGATGTCGCGCCGTGCCGAAGAACCGAAACCCCAAGCAAACCGCCGTGAACAAATTGGCATTttcgccggccagggccgccaaCGTCGACTGTGTGGCGATGTTTGTTTTGTTTACTCGGCAGCGCTGACGGCGCGAGCTGCAGAAAGCGAGTGTCAACCTTGGGGTCTCATGATGCAACATGTCGtcgccagcagcaacagcaacagcagcaacagccgcagccaccgccaccgcagcGAGCGCGGGAGAGGCACAACGTACTGTAGATCTTCGACTTGCTGTGGCCCACCACCAGCTTGATCTGCCCCTTCTCCTCAAGGTCCTTCAGGCACTGCCGGGCGAGGGAGCCGTTGATCTTGAGCCTGTCGACGAGGGTGGCGACGGTGACGAGACGGTAGGACTGGACGTCCTTGTAGAGCTTGTCGGAAGTGGCCTTgtcaaggacgacggcgtgctgggcCTTGTCCTTGACTGTGCGGTGCGTCAGCGGCGGTTCGCAAATCGTTtggatgcagcagcagcagcagcagcagcaacaacagcgcTGCAGAGTCATCACGTACCCTTGCCCTTGGACcacttcttcttctgcttcttcgcACCAGATGCCGCGGGAGCCATTTTGAATATCTGTTTGGCGGTGGTTGGATGGGTTGGAGTGAAGTCGGCCACGGAACGCGGGGATAGATTTTCTGGCGGAGAAAGACGCAGGGCCGGATGGCTTGATTGAGCTGAGCTTTGCCTTAGGTTAACCGAGCCCTAATTGGATGGGGCGTTGTGAGTGGCTGAGGGAACGCCCAGACCAATTTGGGCGGGGCCACCAAAAAAATCCACGACACCGACAACTGCAAGCAAGCCCTCTCAAAgtcacctcgtcgtcgtccccttCCCAAGCCAAAACTTCCAATTCAACCACCACCTTCAGCTCCGCAGTCAGTCGGCCACCGTAATCATGTCTGAAGGCGAAGTCGAAGTGGGCAACACCGCCGCCTACGAGGTCCTCCCCAAGgaggtcctcgccgaggttggCAGCGTCAAGCTCTTCAGtacgtcgacgacctgcaTCTCCCTTCCCTGGCAATAAAAAAATTGTCAACGACGAAATCGATCGATGAGCCACCGTTTCACCAAAGCCCGACGCTGACGTTCGCCCCATCACAGACCGCTGGAGCTACGAGGATGTCGAGATCCGCGACATCTCCCTGACGTAAGGCGCCAAACCCGACCCCGCGACGACGCGACTCTCGAGCCGGGGAGGAAACGCTTGGGCGAGCCGTGAACGTACGTGGACGGCTAACTTTTGGGTGCTGCAGCGACTACATTCAGATCCGGTCTCCCGTCTACATCCCGCACTCGGCTGGCCGCTATGCCGCCAAGCGGTTCCGCAAGGCCAACTGCCCCATCATTGAGCGCCTTACCAACTCGCTCATGATGCACGGCCGCAACAACGGCAAGAAGATGATGGCCGTCCGCATCGTTGCGCACGCCTTCGAGATCGTAAGCCTTGGGCGCCCGAAAGCATGACGGGAGCCGCCGGTGACGCTAACGCCATCTTCAGATCCACCTCATGACCGACCAGAACCCCATCCAGATCGCCGTCGATGCCATCGTCAACTGCGGCCCCCGCGAAGACAGCACCCGTATCGGCTCGGCCGGTACCGtccggcggcaggccgtcgacgtgtcgccgctgcgccgcgtcaaccaggccatcgccctcctcaccaccggcgcccgcgaggcctcGTTCCGCAACGTCAAGACGATCGCCGAgtgcctggccgaggagctgatcaacgccgccaagggcagCAGCAACTCGTACGCcatcaagaagaaggacgagctggagcgcgtgGCCAAGAGCAACCGGTAAAGGGTTGGCATTGGGAGAGGGAAAAGGGATACCTATCGGCCCGGGACGGAACGGAATTCTCTACGGCTTGTTTTTCAAGGGCTGCTTTTGCGCGTTACGGTCTGGTGGGGGATGCATGGCATTCTTGTCAAACAGGCACAAACGGGGCTCTCGTGATAGGGAGCATCCATGGTGATTGCGGACAAGAACGGGCAGTTTGGTGCATTTGCCATGATGCGTGTGTGCCTTGCTCTCTGCGTGTATGTGCATTCGTGAGGGTTGTATCTATTTCTatgctccccccccccccccccccccacctgTGTGACACGGCCCCCGTCAAAACCCCAAGTGATGTGCCCAGGTCGATGACCATCCGCCCATTCTCGCCATCAACTTCGATGCTCCCTGCTTTTTCTTCACCTCAGGGGAGGCCATGCCTCCCCAAGTCGACAATCATTACGGACGTTCCACCAAAACCACCTCCCATCCCatgtttctcttttttttcagGGTCAATCATGACTCCCAATCGATTCCTATTAGGCCGTTTCGCTGCATCCTCCACGGCTTTTCATCCCCTCAAACGTCAAGCCCGTCCTTCTCAACCTCCACCCTCAAAAACATACCCACATGCCAGATCCCTTCCTCCATCCACCTCCCCATTCCCTCATCCACCTTGAACCCACACTTCTCGTACACCTTGACCACCGTCTCCTGCGCATGGCAACACACCAgcccctcccacctcggcggctgcCCTCCtacctcccccgccccgcctgccgatgacgccgacCCCTCCTCCATGCCCAGCCTTTCAAACCCGGCCTTGCTCGGGGACGGGTCAAAATAGCGCGGGTGCTTCCGCATCCAGTCAACGGCGGTGCGgatgagctgggcggcgatcCCCCGGCCGCGGAACGACTTGAGAacggccaggcggccgatCTTGACGTAgggctcgcggccgtcgtggtaGGTGGTGCGACGGTCGGGTTGGAAGGAGGGAAGAccggcgctggtggtggaAGCACCCgaaccagcggcggcggcggcggcggcggcagcggggtcACGTTGGCTGTCTtggccgtcaccgccgccgtcggcgctgccgaccagctcgccatcgacgTACAccccgccaggccgggggTGGGGCGGGTGCGGGAACGGAACGAGGCGGACGGTGCCGATGGGCACGGAGCGGGTTTcgctgcggcgcgggcggacGACATCgccggtggccgggtcggcgacggcgggggagacGGTTTGGTGGACCGAGGCGTAGAGGACCCAGTGGGCGGagcgggcgtcgtcggcgtcgaacTCGTTCTCCTGCGGGATGCCCTGCTCGCGGACAAAGACCTCGGTGCGCACCGTCATGGCGTCGACAAAGGTGCgcgggatggcgtcgaggttgggCTGGGAGCCCGGCGGGAGAGTCTTGTCCCAGGCCAGGGGCGTGGGTTCCAGGAGGGAGATGAAGGGCGTgccggaggacgaggccatggcggcggtggtggggcGGTGACGTTGTGGTTCGGCGAGCCGAGATGCAGGCCGGTGGTGCCCGGCAATGTTTTGAGGATCAACGTTTTCTGTCGTGCTTTTCTCTATGGAAGGCGATCACGGATGGCCTTCGGTGCGATGAGAGGTTGGGACGGTGCTTGAGTGGTGAGCTGGCGAGCGGCTGAAAAGGTGACGAGTCGGTGCAGGTTTCGCTCGATCCGTGATGCCAATGTCCTATTCTTCTGTTTTCCGCCGAAGTACAGGAATAGTTTGATCCATCCGGTTTGGCATTTAGCGGCGGCTCTAGTCTTGTGGCAAGAGCTCGGAAGGGCGTGAAGTGACGGAACCTCGCCGCTCAGTGCGGGGCGTAGGGACGCCGGTGGTCGGGTGTCAGTGGGGCCAACCCCCGGTCCGGGAGACCGGCCGGGAACGGTACCGAAGGCCCGGGTAGATCGGAGAATACGAGCAGGGTTTGGTTGAAACCGGGTTCCATTTCTCCTCGGAGATGGCGTGCCTTGGACTCGGCCTAGCAGGTGTCGCATATAGCATTTCCCCCGTAGCCCCTTTTCAAAATACCTAGATCCCATGTGAGTTCCAGCATGGCCCTGAGCTTTTCAGGAGCCTCGAATTGACTTCTCCCCCTTTTCCTGTTTCTTTATGGGTACCTTGTTAACGGGTGCAGTGAAGGCCAACCATCCAGTCAGCCAGGTTCAGGAGCAGAAGAGACTCGTAGACAAGGAACAACCCGTTTGACTTCATTTCTCCCCTACTTCTCGTTTCTGATTCTCTCGATCAGGCGGTCTGATTATTCTTGTTTGCCATGGATAGTAACGAAGGTAGTCATCTGCCCTTTAGCCAGCATCAGTGAGCAGCAGCCATCTCGGTAGGATGTTGCCCTCTTCGACAAGCACTGGTCTTTCAAGCCTGGCACGCCTCCCATCACAGAGGTGAAGTTTTGGACACGGTGAGCCGTTTTCTAATGGCAAATGCGTCTACGTTTCATTTCTTATTCTCTTTTTTTCGCTTTTATTCTATTATCTACAACGTTTGTTTCGGAGGGTTCCTGCACCCAAAGTCTCTATATTAACCATCCAACTCGGAATGTATGACCCTGGCGGGATGTATCAGTGATGAGGTATTAGACAAGACTGGGCGGCCTCCACCTAACCCTCTTGCTCCCAGAAGAAGCCCGCCTCCGGATTCCAGTCTGAAAAGCCATTGACAGAACGGGCGACTTCGATGTCCAAGAGCGAAGCGATCAGCACAGGGGAAGGAGCCGGTAGGAACTGGTCCAAGGCTGCACAAATCACCGAAACGGTCCGTTTGACCTTGTCCAGATTTTCGACAGAATTAAGTGACCACCAGGCAAAGCCgagacgtcggcgaggggccGAACATGGCACATCACAATGGAGCGCAGTTCATCTTCCAACGGACAGCCTGTTGGGAAACGGTTTCATTCAATTCATGTACGCGAGGAAAGATATGTGCAGCTATTTTCTGGTGGTCATTAAGGGTGCTATTAGTGTCATGCGTCTTTCAGACCCACGGCAAGGCCGCAGGCCTACCCGCCTGGAGGCGTTTCCCACAGGGCTCTTTGAGCGAATGGCTCTTTTCATCATAAATCTTGCTCAAGCCTCTTTTGCCCTCTGAAAGGCTTATTATGGATTCCCATCTGTTCCGGCTATCGGGGGTGCCAACGAAACCCGATGCGTCTTTGCTC belongs to Remersonia thermophila strain ATCC 22073 chromosome 6, whole genome shotgun sequence and includes:
- a CDS encoding 40S ribosomal protein eS25, whose protein sequence is MAPAASGAKKQKKKWSKGKVKDKAQHAVVLDKATSDKLYKDVQSYRLVTVATLVDRLKINGSLARQCLKDLEEKGQIKLVVGHSKSKIYTRAVSAAE
- a CDS encoding 40S ribosomal protein uS7, which produces MSEGEVEVGNTAAYEVLPKEVLAEVGSVKLFNRWSYEDVEIRDISLTDYIQIRSPVYIPHSAGRYAAKRFRKANCPIIERLTNSLMMHGRNNGKKMMAVRIVAHAFEIIHLMTDQNPIQIAVDAIVNCGPREDSTRIGSAGTVRRQAVDVSPLRRVNQAIALLTTGAREASFRNVKTIAECLAEELINAAKGSSNSYAIKKKDELERVAKSNR